A stretch of Pseudoclavibacter chungangensis DNA encodes these proteins:
- a CDS encoding ABC transporter ATP-binding protein, which yields MSQPAISIDGISKTFRVYRDRNQSLKATILSGSRAKYEEFWALRDVTFDIPEGKTFGLLGNNGSGKSTLLKCIARILEPNAGRITRRGRMAAMLEVGSGFHPELSGRENVYLNGAILGMSKAEIDRKFDAIVDFSGVGHFIDQPVKNYSSGMYVRLGFSVAIHVEPDILLVDEVLAVGDMQFQEKCMEKFAEFKHQGRTVVVVSHGLEQMRTFCDEAAWLSHGELQAVGPATEIVDGYSNTEHGAEADDAGGTRFGSGEARITKIELLHPERGDTRLFKTGEPATIRLHYRADERIERPVFGASIDAVGGPFLWGHTGRDSGYVPESIEPGVGQIDIRIPAITFRPVSATLSASIQDWDSIKNIDVWQRAVTFRVGPGTPFESGGYVTLGSRFGGLEPSRPMLSTNDYVPRSDETDEDAAARAAAAGAGHAEPEPVVVPGDDA from the coding sequence ATGTCGCAGCCCGCCATCTCGATCGACGGCATCTCGAAGACCTTCCGTGTGTACCGTGACCGGAACCAGTCGCTCAAGGCGACCATCCTGTCCGGCAGCCGCGCCAAGTACGAGGAGTTCTGGGCGCTACGGGACGTCACGTTCGACATCCCGGAGGGCAAGACCTTCGGCCTGCTCGGCAACAACGGCTCAGGGAAGTCGACGCTGCTCAAGTGCATCGCGAGGATCCTCGAGCCGAACGCCGGCCGCATCACGCGGCGTGGGCGCATGGCCGCGATGCTCGAGGTCGGTTCGGGGTTCCACCCCGAGCTGTCCGGACGCGAGAACGTGTACCTGAACGGCGCGATCCTCGGCATGTCGAAGGCCGAGATCGATCGGAAGTTCGACGCGATCGTCGACTTCTCCGGCGTGGGCCACTTCATCGACCAGCCGGTGAAGAACTACTCCTCGGGCATGTACGTGCGCCTGGGGTTCTCGGTCGCGATCCACGTCGAGCCCGACATCCTCCTCGTCGACGAGGTGCTCGCGGTCGGTGACATGCAGTTCCAGGAGAAGTGCATGGAGAAGTTCGCCGAGTTCAAGCACCAGGGTCGCACCGTCGTCGTCGTGTCGCACGGTCTCGAGCAGATGCGCACCTTCTGCGACGAAGCGGCCTGGCTGAGTCACGGCGAGCTGCAGGCGGTCGGTCCCGCGACCGAGATCGTCGACGGGTACTCCAACACCGAGCACGGCGCCGAGGCCGACGACGCGGGCGGGACCCGGTTCGGGTCCGGCGAGGCGCGCATCACGAAGATCGAGCTGCTGCACCCCGAGCGGGGCGACACGCGCCTGTTCAAGACGGGCGAGCCGGCGACGATCCGACTGCACTACCGCGCCGACGAGCGCATCGAGCGACCCGTGTTCGGCGCGTCCATCGACGCCGTCGGTGGACCGTTCCTGTGGGGACACACGGGTCGCGACTCCGGCTACGTGCCCGAGTCGATCGAGCCCGGGGTGGGACAGATCGACATCAGGATCCCCGCCATCACCTTCCGGCCGGTCTCCGCGACACTGAGTGCGTCGATCCAGGACTGGGACAGCATCAAGAACATCGACGTGTGGCAGCGCGCCGTCACGTTCCGGGTCGGCCCCGGCACGCCGTTCGAGTCGGGCGGGTACGTCACGCTCGGCTCCCGCTTCGGCGGGCTCGAACCGTCGCGCCCGATGCTGTCGACGAACGACTACGTGCCGAGGTCCGACGAGACCGACGAGGACGCCGCGGCCCGCGCCGCGGCGGCCGGCGCCGGGCACGCGGAGCCCGAACCGGTGGTGGTTCCCGGCGACGACGCCTGA
- a CDS encoding ABC transporter permease, with product MRIEQGGPDITTTELDEPRARGSWLSRRPTLNLVANLTLREVRAQYKRTALGRLWSLLNPIATIAIYGVIFGVLFQTQVHVGTNSGIHLFALWLAAGLIPWTFISGGITSAMGSLTTNAGLLTKVWFPRHVLVTSTVLSLATTFAIELGVLSIVMMIASVLVQGVAGLMLLAYLPVLLLVVAITVGFVIGIGLMLSVAVVYFRDIQHIWGIVTQAWFYASGIVFPISVVGTAEEHLRASGFDVPLIAVFKLNPAYHYLEAFRSIIYDFAMPGPQTWLIIIGWAAVMILLGILVFRRFSGRIVEEL from the coding sequence GTGAGGATCGAACAGGGGGGACCGGACATCACCACGACCGAACTCGACGAGCCGAGGGCCAGGGGCAGTTGGCTCTCGAGGCGCCCCACCCTCAACCTCGTCGCGAACCTCACCCTGCGCGAGGTGCGTGCCCAGTACAAGCGGACCGCACTCGGTCGTCTGTGGTCGCTGCTCAACCCCATCGCGACGATCGCCATCTACGGCGTCATCTTCGGCGTGCTCTTCCAGACGCAGGTGCACGTCGGCACGAACTCCGGCATCCACCTGTTCGCGCTGTGGCTCGCGGCCGGCCTGATCCCCTGGACGTTCATCTCCGGCGGCATCACATCGGCGATGGGCTCGCTCACGACCAACGCCGGGCTCCTCACGAAGGTGTGGTTCCCGCGCCACGTACTCGTGACCTCGACGGTGCTGTCGCTCGCGACGACGTTCGCGATCGAACTCGGGGTGCTCTCGATCGTCATGATGATCGCGTCCGTCCTCGTGCAGGGCGTCGCGGGCCTCATGCTGCTCGCGTACCTGCCGGTGCTCCTGCTCGTCGTCGCGATCACGGTCGGGTTCGTCATCGGGATCGGCCTCATGCTCTCCGTCGCGGTCGTGTACTTCCGCGACATCCAGCACATCTGGGGCATCGTGACGCAGGCGTGGTTCTACGCGAGCGGCATCGTCTTCCCGATCAGCGTCGTCGGCACCGCCGAGGAGCACCTCCGCGCGAGCGGCTTCGACGTCCCGCTCATCGCCGTCTTCAAGCTGAACCCGGCCTATCACTACCTCGAGGCGTTCCGCAGCATCATCTACGACTTCGCGATGCCGGGGCCGCAGACGTGGCTCATCATCATCGGATGGGCGGCCGTCATGATCCTGCTCGGCATCCTCGTGTTCCGTCGCTTCTCCGGCCGAATCGTGGAGGAACTCTGA
- a CDS encoding rhamnan synthesis F family protein produces MTARVAVIMRTKDRPLLLRRALASVEAQTFSDYTLVVVNDAGAREPVDELLGGLDAAFRERTVVIHNDTSAGREGAMNVGIDAVDSEFIVIHDDDDSWHPEFLERTVGRLDEHPEEGGVNARTEVVFERVEGEEIIEEGRDVLAADLHQVSLVEILKRNYVTTIGFLFRRSVFLEVGPIDGALPVLGDWEFLLRFLRRYPVGFVDGQPLAFWHQRLASTGDEGNSVVVAADEHRDFNLQIRDAYLRRSLEGGDRMGDNLFLAQLIDEVQSSGARQHDALAGLVQSHAEGAGEHRRRMEDTLDRIEERFERTARTVDDIRGLMELTRPAVNALRTAAKPAVSAARSLGRVGKAATTRRPRRAAPAAPAPAASQGVSLVPGIDAESAALPAQRTRTRSDASLRDQSAKRIAFYLFYDPLGVVDDYVVHQLREFRRDFDTIFVVVNGGLDDEGRARLESVADTVWQRENVGFDVWGFKEAQAEFGWDALEEFDELHLINYTNFGPLYPLAEVLDRMDDLDVDFWGMTEHKEVTPHPLRGVGTMPAHLQSPWLVVRKSMFSTPEYRQYWDEMPMITTYHQSVDRYETNFTPHFNRLGFTSRAAFPAENYAAANPHFENITEMLKDRVPIMKRRVFFHDPLHNDKVPIIARDALETVERTSDYPVELVYANLARTSQPRNFHTNASMMEILPDQDLTDPDVPAPSVAVICHLYYDDLIDEIMAHVDNVPGAPDVFITTTDEGRRARILEGIARHGYTGNVDVRVIESNRGRDISAFLVGCHDVLTDERYELIVKIHGKKSVQDGFNAGQWFKRHLLENLLPNRGYTANLIDLFRREPGLGMVFPPVVHMGYPTLGHAWFANLAPAREFAARFGITVPFDDNTPLSPFGSMFVARRRALAPIVDAGWTWNDFPEADGYKDGGLAHVIERMLSYIVLNEGYHVRTAMNVRLAAISHTFLEYKLAMIGSELPGQANAQLHHLRNIKKSVWPSSPLAAAKAYIAVQQPGVAEKIRPAYFVARNLYRRLRGR; encoded by the coding sequence ATGACCGCACGGGTCGCCGTCATCATGCGCACCAAGGACCGACCGCTCCTGCTTCGGCGTGCACTGGCAAGTGTCGAGGCACAGACGTTCTCGGACTACACGCTGGTGGTCGTCAACGACGCCGGGGCCCGCGAGCCCGTGGACGAGTTGCTGGGAGGGCTCGACGCGGCGTTCCGCGAACGCACGGTCGTGATCCACAACGACACCTCGGCGGGCCGCGAGGGTGCGATGAACGTCGGGATCGACGCGGTCGACAGCGAGTTCATCGTCATCCACGACGACGACGACTCGTGGCACCCCGAGTTCCTCGAGCGGACGGTCGGGCGCCTCGACGAGCACCCGGAGGAGGGTGGCGTCAACGCACGCACCGAGGTCGTCTTCGAGCGCGTCGAGGGTGAGGAGATCATCGAGGAGGGGCGCGATGTGCTCGCCGCGGACCTCCACCAGGTGTCGCTCGTCGAGATCCTGAAGCGCAACTACGTGACCACGATCGGCTTCCTCTTCCGCCGTTCGGTGTTCCTCGAGGTGGGGCCCATCGACGGTGCGCTGCCCGTGCTCGGCGACTGGGAGTTCCTCCTGCGGTTCCTGCGTCGCTACCCCGTCGGCTTCGTCGACGGACAGCCGCTCGCGTTCTGGCACCAGCGTCTCGCCTCGACGGGCGACGAGGGGAACAGCGTCGTCGTCGCCGCCGACGAACATCGCGACTTCAACCTGCAGATCCGTGACGCCTACCTCCGTCGTTCGCTCGAGGGCGGTGACCGCATGGGCGACAATCTCTTCCTCGCCCAGCTCATCGACGAGGTCCAGTCGAGCGGCGCTCGGCAGCACGACGCGCTCGCGGGTCTCGTGCAGTCCCACGCCGAGGGGGCCGGCGAGCACCGCAGGCGCATGGAGGACACGCTCGACCGGATCGAGGAGCGCTTCGAGCGCACCGCGCGGACGGTGGACGACATCCGCGGCCTCATGGAGCTCACGCGTCCCGCGGTCAACGCGCTGCGGACGGCCGCCAAGCCGGCGGTCAGCGCGGCGCGCTCGCTCGGTCGCGTCGGGAAGGCCGCGACGACGCGGCGGCCGCGCCGGGCCGCGCCCGCGGCGCCCGCCCCCGCCGCGAGCCAGGGCGTCTCGCTCGTGCCCGGCATCGACGCCGAGAGCGCGGCCCTGCCGGCGCAGCGGACGCGCACGCGGAGCGACGCGAGCCTGCGCGACCAGTCGGCGAAACGCATCGCGTTCTACCTGTTCTACGACCCGCTCGGGGTCGTCGACGACTACGTCGTGCACCAGTTGCGGGAGTTCCGTCGCGATTTCGACACGATCTTCGTCGTCGTCAACGGCGGGCTCGACGACGAGGGCCGGGCTCGCCTGGAGTCCGTCGCGGACACCGTCTGGCAGCGCGAGAACGTCGGGTTCGACGTGTGGGGCTTCAAGGAGGCGCAGGCGGAATTCGGCTGGGACGCGCTCGAGGAGTTCGACGAACTCCACCTGATCAACTACACGAACTTCGGGCCCCTCTACCCGCTCGCCGAGGTCCTCGACCGCATGGACGACCTGGACGTCGACTTCTGGGGCATGACCGAGCACAAGGAGGTCACGCCGCACCCCCTCCGCGGTGTCGGCACCATGCCGGCGCACCTGCAGTCCCCGTGGCTCGTCGTGCGCAAGAGCATGTTCTCGACGCCCGAGTACCGGCAGTACTGGGACGAGATGCCCATGATCACGACCTACCACCAGTCGGTCGACCGCTACGAGACGAACTTCACGCCGCACTTCAACCGGCTCGGGTTCACGAGTCGGGCGGCCTTCCCTGCGGAGAACTACGCGGCGGCGAATCCCCACTTCGAGAACATCACCGAGATGCTCAAGGATCGCGTCCCGATCATGAAGCGCCGCGTGTTCTTCCACGACCCGCTGCACAACGACAAGGTGCCGATCATCGCCCGCGACGCGCTCGAGACGGTCGAGCGTACGAGCGACTACCCCGTCGAGCTCGTCTACGCGAACCTCGCGCGCACGTCGCAACCGCGGAACTTCCACACGAACGCCTCGATGATGGAGATCCTGCCGGATCAGGACCTGACCGACCCCGATGTGCCCGCACCGAGCGTCGCCGTCATCTGCCACCTCTACTACGACGACCTGATCGACGAGATCATGGCGCACGTCGACAACGTCCCGGGCGCACCCGACGTCTTCATCACGACGACGGACGAGGGACGCCGCGCCCGCATCCTCGAGGGCATCGCGCGCCACGGCTACACCGGCAACGTCGACGTCCGCGTCATCGAGTCGAACCGCGGCCGCGACATCTCCGCGTTCCTCGTCGGCTGCCACGACGTCCTGACGGACGAGCGGTACGAACTCATCGTCAAGATCCACGGCAAGAAGTCCGTCCAGGACGGCTTCAACGCGGGACAGTGGTTCAAGCGGCACCTGCTCGAGAACCTCCTCCCGAACCGGGGCTACACGGCCAACCTCATCGATCTGTTCCGCCGCGAACCGGGACTCGGCATGGTGTTCCCGCCCGTCGTGCACATGGGGTACCCGACACTCGGGCACGCGTGGTTCGCGAACCTCGCGCCCGCCCGCGAGTTCGCGGCGCGCTTCGGCATCACGGTGCCGTTCGACGACAACACGCCGCTCTCGCCGTTCGGATCGATGTTCGTCGCGCGGCGCCGGGCGCTCGCGCCCATCGTCGATGCGGGATGGACGTGGAACGACTTCCCCGAGGCCGACGGGTACAAGGACGGTGGCCTCGCGCACGTGATCGAGCGCATGCTCAGCTACATCGTGCTCAACGAGGGCTATCACGTGCGGACCGCGATGAACGTCCGGTTGGCCGCCATCAGCCACACCTTCCTCGAGTACAAGCTCGCGATGATCGGTTCGGAGCTGCCGGGCCAGGCGAACGCCCAACTGCACCACCTCCGCAACATCAAGAAGTCGGTGTGGCCCTCGTCGCCGCTCGCGGCCGCGAAGGCGTACATCGCCGTGCAGCAGCCGGGGGTCGCCGAGAAGATCCGTCCCGCGTACTTCGTGGCACGCAACCTCTACCGACGCCTGCGGGGACGCTGA
- a CDS encoding rhamnan synthesis F family protein, producing the protein MQRIIVFLHYDPDGRVDSGVRRLLGGLRPFASRLLVVSNGELTQAARAVLEGVADQVHERENTGYDIGGYGAALELLGADVGYCDELLLVNGTVFGPFRDGFDELFARMDARRLDFWGLTEHAELTPDPYRHRGTMPAHLQSYWLAIRRRMLASQAWADFWSRLPATDSYADAVRCFEVPFTSHFTAEGFVHEAAYPAAPYGVANPTMEAPLELLRDGCPAVKRRVFFHAPIELDHRGVAVSEVFDEMVEREFPAEVVVESLAPRVPPRTLSLATRPALVLRPPIRSLAQEPSRDPDGDVIVAGAFRVRRVEGSVWPWLARDPEGLLHGVDLVVQRGRHPAMITSSRLTTRARRDAEQALWEDAQPIAWEFADHPLIGAAFPLQPQLGTELAGNGWQGRYGREADLAAILGLEGPLDRPGPMAPYAAVAAYRVEALRPIVDVFRANGGWDALAERIEGGGEELERRLDLLASRIVAQAGYTTVEVGTATQIAAAYARIDERLQTAMAMLPHGTSAPYQFLQANRNGRFSGPALADALVRRYPGAGRAFRIVRAWLRNARAWLRNARPRAAAHTSTEDR; encoded by the coding sequence GTGCAACGCATCATCGTGTTCCTCCACTACGATCCGGACGGCCGGGTCGACTCCGGTGTCCGTCGACTGCTCGGGGGGCTCCGACCGTTCGCGTCGCGTCTGCTCGTCGTGTCCAACGGTGAACTCACGCAGGCGGCGAGGGCCGTGCTCGAGGGGGTCGCCGACCAGGTGCACGAGCGCGAGAACACGGGCTACGACATCGGCGGGTACGGGGCGGCCCTCGAGCTCCTCGGGGCGGACGTCGGCTACTGCGACGAGCTGCTGCTCGTCAACGGCACCGTGTTCGGTCCGTTCCGGGACGGCTTCGACGAGCTCTTCGCCCGCATGGACGCGCGGCGGCTCGACTTCTGGGGCCTCACGGAGCACGCCGAACTCACCCCGGATCCGTACCGGCACCGGGGCACCATGCCGGCCCACCTGCAGTCGTACTGGCTCGCGATCCGCCGTCGCATGCTCGCATCGCAGGCGTGGGCCGACTTCTGGTCCCGGCTCCCCGCGACCGACAGCTACGCGGACGCCGTCCGGTGCTTCGAGGTGCCGTTCACCTCGCACTTCACGGCGGAGGGCTTCGTGCACGAGGCCGCCTACCCGGCGGCACCCTACGGGGTGGCGAACCCGACGATGGAGGCGCCGCTCGAGCTGCTCCGTGACGGGTGTCCGGCCGTCAAGCGGCGCGTGTTCTTCCATGCGCCCATCGAGCTGGATCACCGCGGCGTCGCGGTCTCCGAGGTGTTCGACGAGATGGTCGAGCGCGAGTTCCCCGCCGAGGTCGTCGTCGAGTCGCTCGCGCCGCGCGTGCCACCGCGCACCCTGAGTCTCGCGACGCGGCCGGCACTCGTCCTGCGTCCGCCGATCCGCTCGCTCGCGCAGGAGCCCTCGCGGGACCCCGACGGCGACGTCATCGTCGCCGGCGCGTTCCGGGTCCGGCGGGTCGAGGGCTCGGTGTGGCCGTGGCTCGCCCGCGACCCGGAGGGGCTGCTCCACGGTGTCGATCTCGTCGTGCAGCGCGGCCGCCACCCCGCGATGATCACGTCGTCCCGACTCACGACGCGCGCCCGGCGTGACGCCGAGCAGGCGCTGTGGGAGGACGCACAGCCGATCGCGTGGGAGTTCGCCGACCACCCGCTCATCGGGGCGGCCTTCCCGCTCCAGCCGCAGCTCGGGACGGAGCTCGCGGGGAACGGCTGGCAGGGGCGCTACGGGCGCGAGGCCGATCTCGCGGCGATCCTCGGGCTCGAGGGGCCGCTCGACCGGCCCGGCCCGATGGCCCCGTACGCCGCCGTGGCCGCCTACCGCGTCGAGGCGCTGCGACCCATCGTCGACGTCTTCCGGGCGAACGGCGGCTGGGACGCGCTCGCGGAACGCATCGAGGGGGGCGGTGAGGAGCTCGAGCGTCGGCTCGATCTGCTCGCCTCGCGGATCGTCGCGCAGGCGGGGTACACGACCGTCGAGGTGGGAACGGCGACGCAGATCGCGGCCGCCTACGCCCGGATCGACGAACGTCTCCAGACGGCGATGGCGATGCTGCCGCACGGGACCTCGGCGCCCTACCAGTTCCTGCAGGCGAATCGGAACGGCAGGTTCTCGGGCCCCGCGCTCGCCGATGCCCTCGTGCGTCGGTATCCCGGTGCCGGGCGGGCGTTCCGCATCGTGCGGGCGTGGCTCCGGAACGCGCGGGCGTGGCTTCGGAACGCGCGACCGCGTGCCGCTGCGCACACCTCGACGGAGGACCGGTAA